Proteins encoded together in one Carya illinoinensis cultivar Pawnee chromosome 3, C.illinoinensisPawnee_v1, whole genome shotgun sequence window:
- the LOC122305747 gene encoding myosin light chain kinase A-like → MDAAFGMEYLHGKNIVHFDLKSHNFLVNMRDPHRPVCEIGDLGLSKIKQRTLVSGRVRGTIPWLAPELLNSDGRMVTGKHFMLMSTHLE, encoded by the exons ATGGATGCAGCCTTTGGTATGGAATATTTACATGGGAAGAATATTGTCCACTTTGATTTAAAATCTCACAACTTCCTTGTGAATATGAGGGACCCTCATCGACCAGTGTGTGAG ATTGGTGATCTGGGCTTATCGAAAATTAAACAAAGGACGCTTGTATCTGGTCGGGTACGAGGAACTATACCATGGCTGGCTCCAGAGCTTTTGAATAGCGACGGCAGAATGGTTACCGGAAAG CATTTTATGTTGATGTCTACTCATTTGGAATAG